The Gossypium arboreum isolate Shixiya-1 chromosome 6, ASM2569848v2, whole genome shotgun sequence DNA window TGGTATATATAAAATGTGAGCCCAATTTTATGATATACGATGTGtacgaatattgatgagtaagtgtTACTTATGCTCAGTTGTATATTATtagcttgttgatgaatggtaaagtcatgttgtaaatttatttatgtgcaacttactaagctttatgcttacttcctctctttttccattttttttatagTGCCACcaatctagctcaaggatcaataaAAGTCAGAgttatcgatcacactatcaatcaaagcattcggtatagtttgatttatatttttgaatatggcatgtatagggaactagacttgtgttttgtgttattatcaatttggccaaatgtgttggcttgggaaaAATCTTTTATTTTGTATTAGGCCTTGAATgatagttaatattcattttgatttatatgtaaagaggttaatttcatagatgagtataatgcacaaatggaatgttgtcTATTGAGGCTGATTTGATCACATGAAATAGTCTTATCTTGGTTATGGTTGCTActatgtaggttgtgtaagtaagggtggcaaataggcttggtaaatagccttatattgttcacatgggtagacacacggacgtgtgtctaggccgtgtgtgacacacggtctgtcctatgggtgtgtgatctggccgtgtgtcccctgtacgtgaaaatttcaagtcaatatgcatgttagtaaacacacgggcgaagacatggccgtgtgtctcagtcgtgtaagggacatggcctagcacaccggcatgtgccttggccgtgtgtcatTTTAGGGAtactgatgtcagaaacagaatgtccatgtttttacacacgggctaggacatgggcgtgtcatggccgtgtgatggACACAGGCTAGGCACACGAGCGTCTGCcatgccgtgtgaaaacccctataagtgtgcatttaaaataaattccacatgagtggaggacacggccgtgtccctatattgcttaggccatgtgagccacacgggccatcaacactaccatgttgaaatggccacatgggcgtgttgcccttctacacTGGCGTGTGCCATGTTTTAAAgataaattttctatagatggtttaagggccCGAGTTGATCCTGAATAGTTTCCAATGGTTGATTAGGggctcataggcccataataagaagtttaaaatagaaattgaaaaagttttaaattggaccgaGTCTGGGTGACTTGTGAACGTTGGGTGCATGAGattgagttaggtaatgcctcatattccgttccggcgtgggttacgggtatggggtgttacagttgagaAAAAGTCTGATTTGTATTAGAATTGAGCATAGAATCCTCACAGAGTTTGATTTTGTTCCACAAATATGATTTCTTCCCACAAAGGTAAATAACAAGAACTGAAATAAACCCAAAGCCTAAGAAAGggaaaaactaaaaactaaatcTAAGAAAATTCTACAATATTAAAGTCATCCATAACATGTgctaaatgagcctatttataggctttagagtGGTCGTCGTCTTTAACCCTAGGTCAGCTATCGTCCTCGTGTTGAACATTTTATTATGCGGACTAAAAAGCCCTTGGCTCGTATTTATTTCTTGTATAGAGGTGATATCGCAACACACCAGGTCCTGTGTCGCAACATCGAGGGCAGTATGCTCATTTTCAAGGTATCCTCAATGGTGTGTCGCAACATCCTCAAGCTGTGTCGCCTTCTAGTGTTCTCCTGCATGATCATAAAGCATATTAGCTCAcctttaggcctcattcggcTTCTAAGGTCAATAAAATACTCAAATTACACActttattaaattgaattaaacttatgaaaacaaaattaaaacttaactaaaatgcttatgttcaagctcctaaagtgcaaaaactagtttaatctagtgcaaaaactagtttaatctactacaccaAATTGCGGCAAATCAATTATCATCCAAAGCACATAAGCGGGTTTACTCTACCATCGTGATGGAGAGCCAATGAAAGCACCGATGTAATAGTCACTAGTTAAATAAACACTAGATTAAGAAGAAAACCAATAGTAACTAAAGTTTTTATTGCTAGATATGTTCCCTCactgaaaaattaaaggaaaactTAATAAGATGAGAAAATTAGATAAGGAGATGAGAAGAAATTGATGGTCTACAATAgaatatacatgccattttctctCCTTTTCCTGCCAACTATATTCACTCTTCCTACAACAAAATCGTTAAGTCAATGTTGATGTGGATCTCATTACAAAGTGAACTATTTGTTGGGAGGCCCCTTTACACGTGTGCTTCTCTTTGGATTTCTTTAGCCTAATTGCTCAGCCCGAGCATCTGCTGTATCCTGCTGATCCATTAATCTAATGTCATTGTTGTTCACAACACAAACTCTGCTATAAGTTTGAAACCGTGGGATAGTATATTGAATCCATCATCTCTTAATAGGATGTCCTATCAACAAACTACCTATTTACAGGCAATGACATTTccttaagaaaaaaaaatcaatttaattgatCTATCACTTTTTCAActttatacaattttttttcaaatattgtTACCCATAAAATTCGAACATTTTACCATTATTAATATTCAACTTTGTATATTCTTAAAGGGTTGATGACATCTTtggagattttttttaaaaaacaaaaatcatGATTATCTTAAACACTGAAGCAAAAGTCaagcttttcttttatttctttctattttttggGCGGGGGTGGGGAGGTTTGCGAAAAGTCAGAGGTTTTATATGATGGGAGGTGAAAAATGGTTAGAAAACGAGGGATATGTTTCCACTTTAGTGGATTGTGTTTCCCACAAACGTGATTTTATTGTTCAAATGTAGCCTTGTGAATTGTGATCCATGATTATCTTGACAGATATTTTTTTTCATAAATCAACGTTTAgtctttaaatttaataatttttcttaacttaatttggaaaaaaaatttgttggttttagtttttgaaattggcatatatatttttaatttggtcTTTAATTTGGACTCTATTAAAATATGACAACagtaatattttgaaattatatcATGTTATCACttaacaaataatatatataatctaaaataccaaaaattattaaaattaattttaaagaaaatacaaGATACTTTAAGGAAATCTAAATTTAGGGACCAAAACCGAGAAAAGCTACCAAGTTATGGACTAACGTGAGCTAAATAAAAAGTTCCAAGGACCAAAATAGAAAAAGTTATGTAATTGAAGGGCTAAATGTTACtttatctatattttttttaACCAAAGGAGGAGGCTGCCGACGGAGGAGGGTCTTCCAAAATCAGCTTGGCCATGATGTCGGCTAATATTTCTTTTTTAACATTGCTGTTGGCagtatgttatttttattctatgaTCCCTTGCGAGCGTTACGATATCTGCTTCGTTTCCATTTCCAACAATTTGCTGCATTTcattttaagataattttattggattaaaatttagttaaaacgAACGAACTGATTTATCTTGTATCAATTAAATTAGTTTATTAAATcgattttatataaataaatataccaaAATTGTATATATAACTCAGgcattataatttaataacatttttaTTCATCATGAGAGCAGAAAAACATACATGAAACTAAATTTTATTACATGGTTTTGAGAGGGTTACAGTTGGCAGTTTCAGAGCAGATGAAACCAGCAAAATCAGGGCTTGGTAATATGAACAAAAAAAACAACTACAAGAGTTGTCATGGCAGACTATATATTGCTGCCATGGCCAAAGCCCATGAAAAGCTTGCAACACCACGCTTTGAAACTGCAAAAAGCAACCTCAAACTACAACCCAACATTGGAAAACCAACTTTAAATAAGACAATATTAAGCAAAAGCTTTGGCCTAAAGCAAATATGCACGAAGGATAAGCAAAAATCCAGGACCCATTTCAGGGAAATTCAGCCATGAAGAAACCGACGCCCATTTTCAGGCTCAAAAAGTAGTAGCAGATCATCCCGGATgacctgcaaaaaaaaaaaagaaagaacgaCCGTATTCCCTGGAAAAGGGACCAAGTACTGGAGGAAAAAGCTGCTGGCTACTTGCAAAGGCTGTTCTGAAAAATCTATGTATGGAGGAGTTTGTATGCATTAGTTTAGAAAAGGATATCACACCTCCATAGCTGCTCCGTAAGTAGCTCCACGGCACGGCTGCTGATTGCTTTGCATTGCTGTAGGTTTAATCCCAAGAGGGTCTCACCCAGTTTTCCAAGTGATGGCAAGCTTTTGTCTGAAACCATAGAGCACCCGGATACCGAAAGGATCTGCAGATTGATTGGATTGAAATGAGCCAGAGCTGCAATTCCAGAATCGGTGATGGTGCACTTGGAGATATCGAGATCAGTTAGCAACTGACAGTTTTCGCCAATTGCAACTAAACTAGCATCGCTGATCTTGCAACCATTGAGATTCAGCAGTTCTAGAGTCCACCCATGCAAGTTGGAGATCGTTTGAACAACTTTGTCGCTCAAATTCACACAACCGCTGAGATTAACCTTTAACAAACCAGCCTCACAACTCTCGAGCAACGGGAGAACCCCAGCATCTGTTATTCCATGAAGCCCACACAACTCCACATGCTGCAGATGAGGGCACAACTTCCCCAACGCAAACAAGCTAGCATCACCGAAACCAGGGCAGTTATGGATGGACAAAGATCTAAGGGATTCACAAGGGGATAGAGGTGGCAATCCCGAGTTTAGGTCCTTAATGCCTAAACAGTTCGCAAAAGAAATAACCTTCAACTTTGCACCACAGTTAATAAGGGAGCAAAAAAACCCAAACTGAGTGATTCTGTGGCACTCCTCCAGTTGCAAGCACTCTAGTGAACTGGCTGCTTTGGCTAAAGACGACAACCCCTTATCTGATAAGAAAGGGCATTTACTGAGGCATAACTGCTTCAAATTCGGGCAACCTTTTCCAACAGCTTCAAGTCCCAAATCTGTTGCTCCACGGCAGGATGTAACTGTGAAAGATTTCAATTTCTGTAGTCCATGACCGTTACCCATTACCCAGAAGCCCTTTTCACTCACATTTGGAAGGCTAGTGAGAGAAAGGTCGGTCACTGCCTTGCCATAGTGTCCAATAACAGCAAGAGAGACATCAGTGATGCTCAAGGCCTGGAGCTTGACTTTTGTGAGGGAATATGAGGCTGAAGACAACAGGCTCGCAACTCCTTGATCTCCAACAAGGGGGCAATCTTTGATGGAAACATACTTTAGATTGGGACAGCTACGTGCTATTGCTTGAAGACCTTCATTTCCAATGTTTGCACAACCCTCGATGGTCAGATCAGTCAAGTTAGTGCAGCCCTTTGCTACAGCAAGCAAGGACTTATCGGTAATTGAGGGACAGTGGCAAAGGTCGAGCTTCTCTAGCTGGTGACACCCGTTGGCAATCTCGCAAAGACCTTCATCTCCAACAGAAGACAAATTCCACAAGGAAAAAACCCTTAGAGAAGGGCACCCGCGGGAAATGGCTCTGAGGCCAACAGTAGTTACTCCATACCTGGACTTGCTTCCTCGAATGAAAAGTTTTCCCAATCCTCCACGACTAGCTGTTCCGACAGCAATAGATGCAAGTCTAACATCTGTTGCTTTCTTCCCATCCAAACTCCTTGAGAGGTATCCATCACCCTCAACATCTGAATCTACATCCTCAGAAGAAACTCCACCTTTTTTATCGGTACTCTCGTACTCAAGATCTGATGCTTGGGTGGTTTTATTATCATCGATTTCATCTCTACGGATGTTGCTTACAAGTGTAAGCCAGCGCTTGGAAACACAAGCACAGGTACTCCTCTCTTGGCCTCCAGGTAACCGTCTGAAGATTTCAAATAAGCATTCATCGGGGAGGATCTCTATTGAAGGCTTCTTTTGCTCAAACTTCCCTCCAGCGAAAACGAATGGGGAACTGACGCGGCACCTCTTGCAAGGAGGGAAATACACATCCTGGTTAGGGTAAAAAAAGAGACTTGACTCCTTGCGGTTTGGGTAGATTGACCCCCCAGGGCAAAAATCATCACTTCCTGCAAACCAATACAAAGAACAACTATGAGATCAACGAAGCAAATTACAAGAAAACCGAGCTAAAATTTTTGAAAGATGTTTATTGATCAAATAGCACTTGTCTAGGAACCTAAGAACAACATAAGGAGGCTAACAAAGAAACCTAAGAATATTTAACTTTCACACCATACAAGATCTATGAACTAGATGGAGCTTATAACTCAGAAAGTCCATCTCAGATGTAGTCCTGTCCTATGTAACTGAACAAACAACCTACTGCCTAAAAGACAGTCGTCCGAACAGATCCAGTCAGAATAGACCTGATCTACAACCAAAACTCCTTTATTGCTTTCAAGTAGAAAGAATCATTAAACCATAaaagaaattaaggtaagaaacaTCCTCAAAGTTCGTGCATAACATCAAAATCTCTTCACATCTTTGACAGTTGAGGGTTAATCTAATAAGTggcatgaaaaaaaaatgaacaatCAGACTTGTGCCAGAGGCACCTAATCTACAACTAGAATCACCTAAAGGCTGCTAATTTTTTCCTCCCTTATCTAACTGAATTAACTAATTTACAACCAAGACTAAAAAATTCCACATTTATCCAGTCAACCAAATACCATGAAACAAAAAATCTTTGCTAAAAGGCTATTAAAACcatccatgatacttttacaatAATGATAAAGACGAGTACCCTAAGTTACCTAAGATATCTCAAAAATCCAAAATTTGTTCATATAAAGAAAAAGGGTATCCACATATAAGACAACAGCTgagaattacaaaaaaaaataataataataactagcAAACATGAAGAGCTTACCACTAAAAGCAAAGAGCTTTGACATGAGTACAGCTCAAAAAACCCCGGGAGGTCAAATATGCACTGTTCCACGCCCAAAAACCCTCCAAAGAGAGACAAAAAAAGAGACCCAAAAAGGAAGAAGGCAAAAACGTCACCGTGTATGGCTTGAATACACGAATGCATGAGAAAGATTGGAGCTTGAAGATGATTGGAACCCTATTAGATAGGGCAAAAAAAAGAGTGAAAGAAAGAAACTGTGGAGAATGAGAAATGAAAGATGAGAGGTAAAGGAAAAAAGGGGTTGGTTTTATGATGAGAGGAGAGAGGCTTGGGTATGTGATAATACACTGGAAAGATACCCACATGCAATGTATTTGAGCAAAAATgtcgttttatttattttttttttccttcaataCTCTCTATCTTCTCCCCCACCACCATTTTCAATACCACTAACCACTTTTTCTTTTGTTGGTTTTTTTATAATTGGCCTTTTTGTTGTTATGTTCCCTTTATTATCTTAaaattgagtctattttaattggTCCCTTTATTTTACAAGAATTAAGAGGTTAGTCCTCCTACTTTAATTCGTTAAGGTATTTCCCTTTTGCTTTACGAAAATTAATAATAGttaaataatttatatgtaaatCAACAATTCAACTATTTATATTTACGACAtcagtaaaataataattaaacaaattatatgaaacaaattaataaaaatcaccGATTCAAATTCATGTATTACCATAATTAAACTAACTTCTTGACTTTCGAACTAAATTTTGACAAATAAAATAGGGGAGTAATTTCTGGATTTTATACTACCATTTATCTTTCTGATCATAGTGAAATTTCAATTATAATCTTACTGTTTTCTTGTTCTCCGATCATAAATTGTCAATTTGAAATATAGATGTCTTTTTTTCTCTCATAAATCCATGAAAAGTTACTAATATGTGAAGCAATTCCATAGAAATATAGTATTTTGTCTATGCCATATGTTCAACTTTTTTTAATTGCATAAATGATAGGTATTTTCCTTATATGATCTATGTTAAGCTTCGGTTTTGTAGGTAGAAACTAAATAACTTATGATATAAATTAAATCATTGttaaaaatatgataatttaaagtatcaaattttatataaaataaattattgataTTATAATTTTGCGTAAAATATAGGGTTAATATATACTCTTTGGTACATGAGTTTgtctttaattatatttaatttggtACTTAAGTTTTTTCTCCAATTTGGTACTTAAGTTTAGCTTCAATATTCGATAcctaaattcttttaatttgatgtaattaaGTACTTGAGTTTGACTTTGATGTTCAATTTGATACCTGAGCTCTTTTTTTCCCAATTAAGTACCTATGCATTTTTTACTAAAATGCACGAGTTAAACATTCATTGGATTATATGATTTTGTTTGGTATGGAtaccaaattgaacattaaaactAAACTAAGGTGACAAATGATATATTAAccctaaaatatataatataaaaacaacCCAAATATATAAAAGGCTAAAATATGGTTTGAGTCCCTATACTCTTCCTGCATTTTAAATTTAGTCCATCAACTTTTTATTTCCAGGGATTTAGTCCCTCTTCTTTTCAGATTTCAAATTTAAGTCTAATTATtaacactattaaaattattttgttgaaTTTGTTTTCGTgacattttcaattttaaaaagaaaaaactcATTTGGTAGCCATGTGACAAGAAAATAATGTTgtaataaacttaaatttaataaaagaattgtAATAGTGCTAACAACTGAACTTACgttttaaattagaaaaataaagagattaatttttaaaataaaataaacaaactaaaattctataaaaaattaaagcatattttatggaattaaaatttataaaattttgtttttagacGAGAAATAAATACTCTACGTTTAGACCTGTAGTGATTACAAATAGGAGAAATATTTTAGGGTAAATtgtaaaaatagtcacttttatttgctGCAGATTACATTTTAGTGACTTATGTTTGAAacgttatattttagtcacttatgttatcattttgttacgaagtggttaCTCTATTGTTAAACTTCGTTACCTCCCTAATGGCAATCCTACATGGCAGTCCAAATTGGTTAAATATCAGCTTCAATATCCAGTTACTAGAatgaaaataggtttttaattaaataaattt harbors:
- the LOC108486375 gene encoding EIN3-binding F-box protein 1-like, with product MSKLFAFSGSDDFCPGGSIYPNRKESSLFFYPNQDVYFPPCKRCRVSSPFVFAGGKFEQKKPSIEILPDECLFEIFRRLPGGQERSTCACVSKRWLTLVSNIRRDEIDDNKTTQASDLEYESTDKKGGVSSEDVDSDVEGDGYLSRSLDGKKATDVRLASIAVGTASRGGLGKLFIRGSKSRYGVTTVGLRAISRGCPSLRVFSLWNLSSVGDEGLCEIANGCHQLEKLDLCHCPSITDKSLLAVAKGCTNLTDLTIEGCANIGNEGLQAIARSCPNLKYVSIKDCPLVGDQGVASLLSSASYSLTKVKLQALSITDVSLAVIGHYGKAVTDLSLTSLPNVSEKGFWVMGNGHGLQKLKSFTVTSCRGATDLGLEAVGKGCPNLKQLCLSKCPFLSDKGLSSLAKAASSLECLQLEECHRITQFGFFCSLINCGAKLKVISFANCLGIKDLNSGLPPLSPCESLRSLSIHNCPGFGDASLFALGKLCPHLQHVELCGLHGITDAGVLPLLESCEAGLLKVNLSGCVNLSDKVVQTISNLHGWTLELLNLNGCKISDASLVAIGENCQLLTDLDISKCTITDSGIAALAHFNPINLQILSVSGCSMVSDKSLPSLGKLGETLLGLNLQQCKAISSRAVELLTEQLWRCDILF